In Sphingobacteriaceae bacterium, the following proteins share a genomic window:
- a CDS encoding translation initiation factor IF-3: MPSPATTTAGGEQKPVFKQPRGLKAGFKRPGVKEELHKVNGRINSPQVRVVGDDIEAGVYPISKALEMAREKGLDLVEIAPNVDPPVCKIVDYGKFLYEQKKKAKEIKAKAAKVVVKDIRFGPHTDDHDFNFKKNHAIKFLQDGCKVKAYVFFRGREIVFKVQGEILLLRFANELEEWGKAEQLPTLEGKKMLMLIGPRKK; this comes from the coding sequence ATCCCATCACCTGCTACAACAACTGCAGGAGGAGAACAAAAACCGGTTTTCAAACAACCAAGAGGTTTAAAAGCGGGCTTCAAACGTCCGGGAGTAAAAGAAGAATTACATAAAGTCAACGGACGAATTAATTCACCACAAGTTCGTGTTGTTGGCGACGATATAGAAGCAGGAGTTTATCCTATTTCAAAGGCTCTTGAAATGGCCCGCGAAAAAGGATTAGATCTTGTAGAAATTGCACCAAACGTTGATCCACCGGTTTGTAAAATTGTGGATTACGGAAAATTCCTCTACGAACAAAAAAAGAAAGCCAAGGAAATTAAAGCCAAAGCTGCTAAAGTTGTTGTGAAAGATATTCGTTTCGGACCACATACCGATGATCATGATTTCAACTTTAAAAAGAACCATGCAATTAAATTTTTACAGGATGGCTGTAAAGTGAAAGCATATGTATTCTTCAGAGGTAGAGAGATCGTGTTTAAAGTACAAGGTGAAATCTTATTATTACGTTTCGCCAATGAATTAGAAGAGTGGGGCAAAGCAGAACAATTACCAACTTTAGAAGGTAAAAAAATGTTGATGCTTATTGGGCCAAGAAAAAAGTAA
- the lepB gene encoding signal peptidase I, translating into MKRAIGKIKHIFDFVIRIRWFISAFIALGLFFVLKKFAFDVVRINSYDMASTYKFGDAVLIKKAINTYTANEVIYFEYPIKDSLITRTFVFQRIAALPGDTLEVADKLIYRNGRELKDTTTVKHNYFITTKSKRPQTIFKMYYGLTEGGQVSDEFDYCYSLTNIECERLREDSAIKSVVMKTEKKNTFDETCFPGTVHYKWNMDHYGKVYIPKVNDTLQLDSISLNLYYDLISQHEKNNLEIRHDSIFINGDLTKTYVVKKNYYFVMGDNRDNSNDSRVWGFLPENCILGKVIATVRRK; encoded by the coding sequence ATTAAAAGAGCAATCGGTAAAATAAAACACATATTCGATTTTGTAATCCGGATCAGGTGGTTTATTAGCGCATTTATTGCCCTGGGATTATTTTTCGTTCTTAAGAAATTTGCATTTGATGTTGTAAGAATTAATAGTTACGACATGGCCTCTACCTATAAATTTGGCGATGCTGTACTAATAAAAAAAGCTATAAATACTTATACTGCAAATGAGGTCATCTATTTTGAATATCCTATAAAAGATAGCCTCATTACAAGAACTTTCGTATTTCAACGCATTGCAGCTTTACCGGGGGACACCCTTGAAGTGGCCGATAAACTGATTTACCGCAATGGTCGTGAATTAAAAGATACCACCACTGTAAAACACAATTACTTTATCACGACAAAAAGTAAACGACCACAAACTATTTTCAAAATGTATTATGGTTTAACGGAGGGCGGACAAGTTTCGGATGAATTTGATTACTGCTATTCCCTCACAAATATAGAATGTGAACGCCTCAGAGAAGATTCTGCGATTAAGAGTGTGGTAATGAAAACGGAGAAAAAGAATACTTTTGATGAAACCTGTTTTCCCGGAACGGTTCATTATAAATGGAATATGGATCACTATGGAAAAGTATATATTCCGAAAGTTAATGACACTTTGCAATTGGACAGCATCTCTTTAAATCTCTACTATGACCTTATTTCGCAACACGAAAAAAATAATTTAGAGATTCGTCACGATAGTATTTTTATAAATGGGGATCTAACTAAAACTTATGTCGTAAAGAAGAATTATTATTTTGTAATGGGTGACAACCGCGATAACTCAAATGATTCGAGGGTATGGGGATTTCTACCAGAAAATTGCATTCTTGGAAAAGTAATAGCTACGGTTAGAAGAAAATGA
- a CDS encoding ATPase, whose translation MIKRNKEKEIISYMKQFPVVAIIGPRQSGKTTLAKQLYYTKKSTNLYFDLESPADRSKFNNPEYFLSSLKAQTIIIDEVQRMPELYALLRSLVDKKKIKGKYLLLGSASPHLIQGVSETLAGRIAYTEIDPFNLTEIYNKPADINKHWFRGGFPDAWMAKNEEQCFQWLNNFFRTFIERDLNTLFGVTFSGDLMFKLWRMLGHFHGSVWNAQSFAKGLDVSPTTINRYIEYLEGAFMLRKLPAYATNAKKRLVKSPKVYIRDSGVLNYLTNIHSSKEMFFNPAIGNAWEGYVLEQIIQLLPATIVPYFYRTHDGSEMDLVLVKGIKPIVCIEIKTNNEPNLTRGFYECLEDLKCKTAIVITPYQQTPYAIAENIMVYGLHDFLTTKLPQILKLK comes from the coding sequence ATGATCAAGCGTAATAAAGAAAAAGAAATTATCAGCTACATGAAACAATTTCCTGTAGTTGCCATCATTGGCCCACGACAAAGCGGTAAAACAACTCTTGCGAAACAACTTTATTACACAAAAAAAAGCACTAATTTATATTTCGATCTTGAAAGTCCCGCTGACCGGAGCAAATTTAATAACCCGGAATATTTTTTAAGTTCTTTAAAAGCGCAAACCATTATCATTGATGAAGTTCAGCGCATGCCTGAACTATATGCTCTGTTACGTTCGCTGGTAGATAAAAAAAAGATAAAAGGCAAATATCTTTTATTAGGCTCGGCATCACCGCATCTAATACAGGGCGTTTCAGAAACTCTTGCCGGGAGAATAGCTTATACAGAAATTGACCCTTTTAATTTAACGGAGATTTACAACAAACCAGCTGATATAAATAAACATTGGTTCCGGGGAGGCTTCCCTGATGCCTGGATGGCAAAAAACGAGGAACAATGCTTTCAATGGTTAAATAATTTTTTCAGAACTTTTATCGAACGGGATCTGAACACTCTGTTTGGAGTTACTTTTTCTGGCGACCTCATGTTTAAGCTTTGGAGAATGTTGGGCCATTTTCATGGAAGTGTATGGAATGCTCAATCTTTTGCAAAGGGGTTGGATGTTAGTCCAACTACTATTAACCGGTACATCGAGTACCTGGAAGGCGCTTTTATGCTCAGAAAACTTCCAGCTTATGCTACAAATGCAAAAAAAAGATTGGTAAAAAGTCCAAAGGTTTATATAAGAGACAGCGGAGTACTTAATTACCTCACCAATATTCATTCTTCGAAGGAGATGTTTTTTAATCCTGCTATAGGCAATGCCTGGGAAGGATATGTATTGGAACAAATCATTCAGTTATTGCCTGCTACAATTGTTCCCTATTTTTACAGAACACATGATGGCAGCGAAATGGATCTTGTATTGGTTAAAGGGATAAAGCCAATTGTATGCATTGAGATAAAAACAAATAATGAACCCAATCTTACCCGAGGGTTTTATGAATGCCTGGAAGATTTAAAATGTAAAACAGCAATTGTAATTACACCCTATCAACAAACGCCGTATGCCATTGCTGAAAACATAATGGTATACGGTCTTCATGACTTTCTAACTACAAAACTCCCTCAAATACTAAAACTAAAATGA
- a CDS encoding glycosyltransferase WbuB, which translates to MKLLILTQYFPPEVGAPQNRLFELAVRLFKSGVDVTVLTAMPNYPQMQIYETYKGKNYFYEEMEGLKVHRSSIYASKSKSIVNRLRNYFSFVWSSARIGNKKLGSFDFLLCESPPLFLGYSALYLARRKKAKLIFNVSDLWPESAEKLGVVNNKYLLKLAYNLEERLYKRAVLVTGQTQGICANINKRFPSVKTYWLPNGVDLKYYDPATISKANWRAKNGFPESDFIFLYAGIIGIAQGLEVILNAAKSFSSTPDIKFVLMGSGPEKPRLQALKEELSLSNVVFLDPVTKKEMPSVLKDIDAAIVPLRKLDLFLGAIPSKLFENLSMEIPVLLGVDGEARQLFITQGKCGMYFEPENVEELVKAVSDLKSDKTLAQQLGENGRRFVNANFNREIIAEKFYRQLLEL; encoded by the coding sequence GTGAAACTTTTAATTCTTACGCAATATTTTCCTCCGGAAGTGGGCGCGCCTCAAAACAGGTTGTTTGAATTGGCTGTGCGTTTGTTTAAATCGGGAGTGGATGTTACGGTTTTAACTGCAATGCCGAATTACCCGCAGATGCAAATCTACGAAACATACAAGGGTAAAAATTACTTCTATGAGGAAATGGAAGGGCTAAAGGTTCATCGTTCATCAATCTACGCATCGAAAAGTAAATCGATTGTTAATCGTTTACGCAACTATTTTTCTTTTGTCTGGTCAAGTGCAAGAATTGGAAATAAAAAATTGGGTAGTTTCGATTTTCTGCTTTGCGAGTCTCCACCTTTGTTCTTGGGATACTCGGCTTTGTACCTGGCGCGACGCAAAAAAGCAAAACTGATTTTTAACGTGAGTGATCTATGGCCAGAGAGCGCCGAAAAATTAGGTGTCGTAAATAATAAATACCTTTTAAAGTTGGCGTATAATCTCGAAGAACGACTGTACAAAAGGGCAGTTCTTGTTACAGGACAAACACAGGGTATTTGCGCAAATATCAATAAGCGTTTTCCTTCGGTGAAAACCTATTGGTTACCCAACGGCGTAGATCTTAAATATTATGATCCTGCAACGATTTCTAAAGCCAATTGGAGAGCGAAAAATGGTTTCCCTGAAAGTGATTTTATCTTCTTATATGCAGGCATTATTGGTATAGCGCAGGGATTAGAGGTTATTCTGAATGCCGCGAAATCTTTTAGTTCAACGCCAGATATAAAATTTGTTTTAATGGGAAGTGGCCCTGAGAAACCCCGGCTTCAGGCTCTTAAGGAAGAACTTTCTCTTTCCAACGTGGTTTTCCTGGATCCCGTTACTAAAAAAGAAATGCCTTCAGTTCTTAAAGATATTGACGCCGCTATTGTGCCGCTTCGAAAATTAGATCTTTTCCTTGGAGCAATCCCTTCTAAATTATTTGAAAATCTCTCTATGGAAATTCCGGTTCTGCTTGGAGTGGACGGAGAAGCGAGGCAACTGTTTATCACTCAGGGTAAGTGCGGCATGTATTTTGAACCTGAGAATGTGGAAGAACTAGTAAAAGCGGTCTCAGACCTTAAAAGTGACAAGACCTTAGCACAACAACTGGGTGAAAATGGTCGCCGGTTCGTGAATGCCAATTTTAACCGTGAAATTATTGCTGAGAAATTCTATCGTCAATTACTGGAATTATAG
- a CDS encoding tail-specific protease: protein MQKFTSKITKKVVIIFSVVILSSFTLINFVFDKNDVIMGLLYDSLREAHYAPPKLDDTFSEKVFDLYINTPFNKQFLLQEDIDALGKFRHDIDDQIAGQRHELYTATQAIVNKRVTEKEGWSTEILSKPFDYTVEEEYETDYKKMTYAKSNEDLKNEWRKMLKYRVLYRLDDMLIKAEKKDSVGNVKNTAKTNHGSKQSTTTEPLINSLVLEGITKGVLFDSLEADARKKVLKEQDDWFKRLNKITSRDRFSEFANAVTGVFDPHTQYFAPREKKKFYENMSGQFEGIGAKLQQKDGVLKVSEIIVGSPSYKQGELKEGDDIVKVAQGNGDPVDITNMDMEDAIELIKGRKGTEVRLTIKRSSDNTTKVIPIVRDVIELDDTFPRTAIIDNKEKLGYIYLPTFYTDFTRNGARHCSQDMRKEIEKLKKQNIKGLIIDLRNNGGGSLQEAVDMAGLFFPKGPVVQIKGKVNVPLNVMEDRNPDVAWDGPLTVLINHNSASASEIVAAAIQDYKRGVVIGTTSFGKGTVQSVLSLDDYLLKQFDSIKPIGSVKMTQQKFYRITGGATQLKGVTPDIILPDPYAFIELGEKEYENHMPWDEISRANYTEFSAINYPKVIKNSHKRVTASSQFNLIELQAKEVKLKKDDTKYNLKLTTFREEQKQLREQNKKYEDLNKEMKGFNANILDEEKTRLANDTVRLNREKKWAQSVSKDIYIREAADVLNDMR from the coding sequence ATGCAGAAATTCACTTCTAAAATCACTAAAAAGGTCGTTATCATTTTTAGTGTCGTTATATTATCTTCTTTTACTCTTATAAATTTTGTTTTTGACAAAAACGACGTTATTATGGGATTACTCTACGATAGTTTAAGAGAAGCCCATTACGCGCCTCCAAAACTGGATGATACGTTCAGTGAAAAAGTTTTCGATCTGTATATTAATACTCCCTTTAACAAACAATTTCTTTTGCAGGAAGACATTGACGCCTTAGGCAAATTCCGTCATGATATTGACGATCAAATTGCCGGCCAGAGACACGAGCTCTACACGGCTACTCAGGCCATTGTTAATAAGCGCGTCACAGAAAAAGAAGGATGGAGTACTGAAATTCTTTCTAAACCTTTTGATTACACGGTTGAAGAGGAATATGAAACAGATTATAAAAAAATGACTTATGCCAAATCTAACGAAGATTTAAAAAATGAGTGGCGTAAAATGTTGAAGTACCGTGTGCTTTACCGTTTGGATGATATGTTGATCAAAGCTGAGAAAAAAGATTCAGTGGGAAATGTAAAAAATACTGCAAAAACGAATCACGGAAGCAAACAAAGTACGACCACTGAACCCCTGATAAACTCTTTAGTGTTAGAGGGCATTACCAAAGGTGTGCTATTCGATTCTCTTGAGGCTGATGCACGTAAAAAAGTTCTAAAAGAACAGGATGACTGGTTTAAACGTTTGAATAAAATCACATCTCGTGACCGCTTTTCTGAATTTGCCAATGCGGTGACCGGTGTTTTTGATCCCCACACCCAGTATTTTGCTCCAAGAGAGAAGAAAAAATTCTATGAAAATATGAGTGGTCAGTTTGAAGGGATCGGCGCGAAGCTTCAACAAAAAGATGGTGTTTTAAAGGTGAGCGAGATAATTGTGGGTAGTCCAAGTTACAAGCAAGGAGAACTAAAAGAAGGAGACGACATCGTGAAAGTTGCTCAGGGAAACGGAGATCCGGTTGATATTACTAATATGGACATGGAAGATGCCATTGAACTTATAAAAGGAAGAAAAGGAACCGAAGTTCGTCTGACTATTAAGAGAAGCAGTGACAACACTACTAAAGTTATCCCTATTGTAAGAGATGTGATTGAGTTAGATGATACTTTTCCAAGAACTGCTATTATCGACAATAAAGAAAAACTTGGGTATATTTATTTACCTACCTTTTATACAGACTTTACACGTAACGGCGCTCGTCACTGTTCTCAAGACATGCGCAAAGAAATTGAAAAATTAAAAAAACAGAACATTAAGGGTTTGATCATTGATTTACGTAACAATGGTGGAGGTTCGTTGCAGGAAGCTGTTGATATGGCCGGATTATTTTTTCCTAAAGGCCCTGTTGTTCAGATTAAGGGCAAAGTAAATGTGCCTTTGAATGTTATGGAAGACAGAAATCCAGATGTTGCCTGGGATGGTCCATTAACGGTATTAATTAATCATAACAGCGCCAGTGCGAGTGAGATCGTTGCTGCGGCTATACAGGATTATAAACGTGGTGTGGTGATTGGCACTACGAGTTTTGGAAAAGGAACTGTACAATCGGTTTTAAGTTTGGACGATTATCTTTTAAAACAATTTGATAGCATTAAACCGATCGGTTCAGTGAAAATGACTCAACAAAAATTCTACCGCATAACCGGCGGCGCCACTCAGTTAAAAGGAGTAACTCCTGATATCATATTACCCGATCCGTATGCGTTTATTGAATTAGGTGAAAAGGAATACGAAAACCACATGCCTTGGGATGAGATTTCGAGGGCTAATTACACGGAGTTCAGTGCGATCAACTATCCAAAGGTTATTAAAAATAGTCACAAACGTGTAACGGCAAGTAGTCAGTTTAATCTCATAGAATTACAGGCTAAAGAAGTAAAACTTAAAAAAGACGATACAAAATATAATCTGAAATTAACGACATTCAGAGAAGAGCAAAAACAATTGCGTGAGCAAAATAAAAAATATGAAGACCTCAATAAAGAAATGAAAGGTTTCAACGCGAACATTCTTGATGAAGAGAAAACAAGATTGGCAAATGATACAGTGCGTTTGAACAGAGAGAAAAAATGGGCGCAAAGTGTTTCTAAAGATATTTATATCCGTGAGGCTGCTGATGTTTTAAATGATATGAGATAG
- a CDS encoding threonine--tRNA ligase, with translation MIKITLPDGSVREYEKGTSSLQIAKSISEGLARNVLAAKVNNEVWDATRPIISDASVNLLTWNDELGKETMWHSSAHIMAEALEALYPGVKFWVGPPLENGFYYDVDLDGQSLTPADFEKIEQKMLELARQNNEYVRKEISKNDAITYFKDKGDEYKLDLLERLDDGNITLYTQGNFTDLCRGPHIPSTGFIKAAKILNIAGAYWKGDEKNKMLTRIYGITFPKDKDLKEYLVLLEEAKKRDHRKLGKELELFTFSEKVGLGLPLWLPKGAMLRERLIQFMQKAQLKAGYLPVVTPHIAQKELYITSGHYEKYGKDSFQPIKTPHEGEEFFLKPMNCPHHCEIYKSSPKSYKDLPVRFAEFGTVYRYEQKGELHGLTRVRGFTQDDAHLFVRPDQVKEEFCKVIDLVMHVFNALDFKEYTAQISLRDPENKEKYIGSDENWKLAEDAIIESAAEKGLKTVTELGEAAFYGPKLDFMVKDALGRKWQLGTIQVDYNLPERFELEYTGSDNLKHRPVMIHRAPFGSLERFIAVLIEHCAGSFPLWLTPDQVAILPISEKYNEYAQNVLNLLSNFDIRGFVDDRNEKIGKKIRDNEMNKIPFMLVVGEKEEAEKTVSVRARSKGDIGSFTAGDFANYVKELIESDFKQKTEI, from the coding sequence ATGATAAAAATAACTCTCCCCGATGGTTCTGTTCGCGAATATGAAAAAGGAACTTCATCACTGCAAATCGCTAAAAGCATTAGCGAAGGCCTGGCAAGAAACGTTTTAGCCGCCAAAGTAAATAACGAAGTTTGGGATGCAACACGCCCTATCATTTCTGACGCTTCTGTAAACTTGTTAACGTGGAACGATGAGCTTGGTAAAGAAACCATGTGGCACTCATCTGCACATATTATGGCCGAAGCACTGGAAGCCCTGTATCCCGGTGTAAAGTTTTGGGTAGGACCGCCACTTGAAAATGGTTTTTATTACGACGTGGATCTTGACGGACAATCTTTAACTCCTGCCGATTTCGAAAAAATTGAGCAAAAAATGTTAGAGCTTGCGCGTCAGAATAACGAATATGTGCGGAAAGAAATTTCTAAAAATGACGCCATTACTTACTTCAAAGACAAAGGTGATGAGTACAAATTAGATTTGTTAGAGCGTCTCGACGATGGTAATATTACTTTGTACACACAAGGCAATTTTACGGATCTTTGCCGTGGACCACATATCCCATCAACAGGTTTTATTAAGGCTGCTAAAATTTTAAACATTGCCGGTGCATATTGGAAAGGCGATGAAAAAAATAAAATGTTAACGCGTATTTATGGAATTACTTTTCCTAAAGACAAGGATTTGAAAGAATATCTTGTTTTATTGGAGGAAGCAAAGAAACGTGATCACCGTAAATTAGGGAAAGAACTGGAATTATTTACATTCTCAGAAAAAGTAGGTCTTGGTTTGCCATTATGGTTGCCGAAAGGTGCCATGCTGCGCGAGCGATTGATCCAGTTTATGCAAAAAGCCCAGTTAAAAGCCGGTTATCTTCCGGTTGTAACTCCGCACATTGCGCAAAAAGAACTATATATCACGTCAGGTCACTACGAAAAATACGGTAAAGATTCTTTTCAACCCATTAAAACACCGCATGAGGGCGAAGAATTCTTTTTAAAACCGATGAACTGTCCGCATCACTGCGAAATATATAAATCATCACCAAAGTCTTACAAAGACCTGCCTGTGCGTTTTGCCGAATTCGGAACTGTTTACCGTTACGAGCAAAAAGGGGAGTTGCATGGCTTAACCCGTGTACGGGGCTTTACCCAGGATGATGCGCATTTATTTGTGCGTCCCGATCAGGTAAAAGAAGAATTTTGCAAAGTAATTGATCTGGTGATGCACGTGTTTAATGCTCTGGATTTTAAAGAATATACCGCGCAAATCTCTCTACGTGATCCCGAAAATAAAGAGAAATACATTGGTTCTGACGAAAACTGGAAACTTGCAGAAGATGCAATTATTGAGTCTGCCGCAGAAAAAGGACTGAAAACTGTTACTGAACTCGGAGAAGCTGCTTTTTATGGCCCAAAACTGGATTTCATGGTAAAAGATGCCTTGGGAAGAAAGTGGCAGCTGGGAACCATCCAGGTAGACTATAACTTACCAGAGCGTTTTGAATTAGAATATACCGGAAGCGATAATTTAAAACACCGTCCGGTAATGATCCACAGGGCGCCTTTTGGAAGTCTGGAACGTTTTATAGCTGTTTTAATTGAACACTGTGCCGGAAGTTTCCCTTTATGGTTAACGCCCGACCAGGTCGCAATTCTTCCTATTTCAGAAAAATATAACGAATACGCCCAAAATGTATTAAATTTATTGAGTAATTTTGATATTCGTGGATTTGTTGATGATAGAAACGAGAAGATAGGCAAGAAAATTCGTGATAATGAGATGAACAAAATTCCTTTCATGCTTGTGGTAGGAGAAAAAGAAGAAGCAGAAAAAACTGTTTCAGTAAGAGCGAGAAGCAAAGGAGATATTGGATCGTTTACAGCAGGAGATTTTGCAAATTATGTAAAAGAACTTATTGAAAGCGATTTTAAACAAAAAACAGAAATATAA